Part of the Vigna unguiculata cultivar IT97K-499-35 chromosome 3, ASM411807v1, whole genome shotgun sequence genome, acctaatttttttgttattttattattttattattttattatttttctgtcagttaattaaatatctcaattcaatattttaatattaagatatagttattatttggttgtttaaaaaaagtttaattgtgaatatattttcctttatgATATTATATACTTTGATGGATCGGTGTGTCCCCTCTCCATATATAGCAATATCTACACAGTGTGGAAAAGTGATGGCAAATGAAAGCACGTGAAATAGATGGCTTGGTTTTTAGAGTTTTCACATAATAATTCATCTGAAAATGTAGAAGGTTCAAAAAGAGTCTTACATATTCAAGTATATggtgtcttttaattttattgtatgataaaaaaaattcataatcaataataggattttctttttccatATTACTAcagtaacaataaataatactataataaaaatattttattatcattttttccaaataattatcattttcattattaagcGGAAGTGAAGCTTACATAAAAAAACacttgtttttcaatttatattttttcttgttaagACTCCTTTTATTTATAAAGGTCATCTTCCCTTTATTTTCGTGTTTGGACAATTTTTCTGACTCACAATCATGTCATTATACTTACAACCTTTGGACCTTTTTACGTTGATTTAGTGGTATAGTAGTGGTATAGTTTATTGGTGTAACGATACAAAGTCACTTCCTACTCGATATTATGACGAACAACATTATATAATATTGGAACCAAATCTAAATGTCACCCCTAATCATTGTTTTGGAGACTAATTCACTCCCTTATCATTATTTGGCCTATAACTATTTTGCCCCATAATCGTTCTACAGCTAAGCATCCCCGTATCAGTTCAGAATCACCATACGAACCATAGCCCTAAGGCTATCAAACTAGCATCAATGATGAAAGTGTAGAGCCGAAAAACATCCTTGTGTCATTTTAGAACTATCATACGAGCCATAGTTCTCTAGGCTCAAATTGACACAAGGAATAAGAGTAAGTTTGGGCAGAAACACTAAGtaccataaatttaaaaaatgaaataaagaatgATGTTGCATTAGAAACTAAAATGTCAATCATCAAAGCATCTCATCCTTCACATAACTTCTTCCATAAGTCATCAACattgagaagaagaaaacactTTTCGTAAACCTCCCTCTTCTTCCTTTGCACACTCTTCCTATATTTCCATTTTTGCGCCCTTTACCACCAATGGCTCATTGTCCCTCGTCGTTCAGGTACGTCATAATATCACCAATTTTACCgtagtttatttaatattcatgtGTTTGCGTTTTAAATGCTTAACCATGATGTGACAAATATGCTTGGTGTGTGTTTCTTTCTTCAACATTATCTAGGTTGAGTGGTTTATGAATGTGTTGATTACTTATGTTTTTTTCcatattatttttagatttcGTTGAACTTGTTTAAATCACTTTATAttggttatttttttatgggTTTACTTGAGTATTGGGAAAGGTGAAGGTTTGGGTCATTACTAATTGTGATGATGTTTTCTGagtttacttaattttattatattagtgtAACCTCTTAAGAAAAGTGTTTAAGAGATAATTAtggtaataaagtttgaattttaaattcaaaattgtaaataattataaaagtatggtaacaaaatttaaaattgaaattcaaaaaacaaaaatcgtGAAAAAACGACTCCAATAAAGAAGTTCATCAAACATCTaatctttgtattttttgtagaatctaatctttatatttttatgcatGGCCTATAGTTTGTAGTTTTagataatttataattcatattttttgtttcgtctaacatttgtatttttaaataatctactatttatatttttatatacgGTTTATCATTTGTAGTTTTATATAGTCTACTCTTCACATCTTTTTATCGTCTAACATTTCTATTTCTATAAGGTCTACTCagcaatttttatatcatttatcattttattgttAAAGAAAATCTACTATTTACATTTTTCTGCATTAtctattcaatattttatttaaaatttaatttaatttctaaattttaattgattcaatcttgatttattattcaaaataattatatacaatacattttgttatatatatatatatatatatatatatatatatatatatataacttaaactaattttcatgataaggttaattaaaaaattataatttttaaaatctcgTGAGCCTTGCGTTCCAAAGTCAGGAATACTAGTTTTGTAAAGTGTGGATTCAGCAAGTTGGAATCATTATTCTTCTGATTCACGCTATGTGCACCAGGGGAGATTCAGACCCTCTACATTATCTATTTCTCTCATAACCTCTCCAGCGTAAATAACAGCCGTCAGAAAATCTGATTTCAagtcaaacaaataaataacagcCGTCAGATAATCTGATTTCAAGTCAAACAAATGACACCCACAAGATAATTTGATAAGGTTGCAATGGAAAGCATATAGGCTCGGATGCGGATCTAGCagctatatttaaaaattaaattgtattatatataattaacttttattcattaaaataagtAAGTTGAATGGTTCTAATTGTTTGaagaacataaatataaaacaatatgttaatttaaattataatatcaataatttaagttttaatcattaaaagtatatatatatatatatatgcacgcGCGCGCGTGAGATATGGttaatgaatttatatatacatacctcttctattttgtaaaatttaatttatatgtattatcAACTTACAtggttttgaaataaatttttaataaatgttttagctttttatatgtttttattgttgtttttaataaaattaataacaattactttttcaattcaATATCATAAATGTAGTAAACAATTTTGTTGTTAAATTTTGGATCACATTTTTATAATAGATTCCGTTCAATGAGCCTGTGATTTACGATTTAAGTTATATTAGACTTAATCTTTTTAGTTTATGTTAAAATGTAGtttaatttatctatatatgactttatgtttttttgttgttattattttattttgttacacaataaaataattccTTGTATCATTATTTAGGAGTATCAAAATGAGTGTTATCTTTTAGAGAAACAGATGTTAACACTAAATGTAGATAGAAGTGCTTAGTTACGTTGGATGTTCTTAATTGCTGTTTTGTGGTATTTGGGCTTAAAGTATTACATTAACATGAATGtttatatagttttataaatttatgttatttttattatggataatgatattttgatatatttttttaatttattattcaaattattttttgattatttatttttatttaagtggTGTGATATGATAATTTAAGGAAGATTGgagtgatagattaaaaatgagtcaaaaaaatatatcaaaatatcctcatccttttatatatatatatatatatatatatatatatatataaaattttttagtaatatttataCCAATATACACAACATTATTAGATAACACATTGTTGTTGAATAAACTCTAAAGCTGTAAACAATGATATATcatgatttttttcattaacaagTTATAAgctttttcaacttttaattatgcaaaaaaaaaaaaaagtttgtaaactTGACACAAAGATAGATTAAACAgaaaattatgacttattttaaaatatagatcaAACTAAATTGACAAATTTTGTACCTTAACCAATTACCCTATATGAAACTCATCTAAACAACTATactattatgattaaaatatatatttaaaaactcaatgaattatataaaaacatcacttagaaaaaagaaataaaatctttattttcattgattGGATAAtcatagataataataataattataataacccAAAAAAACTTGCCTGTGAAAGGTAATGATCAAGGTAAAAACATATAACAATTACTCTTACAGCTCTCATTGTCGagattgaaaaaaatacaatgaGAGTAAAAAAATGTCATGTATTTTGGTGATAGTGTTTCATGATaataaatctatatatatatatatatatatatatatatatatatatatatatatatatatatatatatatatataaaggtcacacataattaataaaaatacaacttaaaaaaattatccactaaaatataattttaaatgtgaagtattcttttttaaaaccCCAACTGAATAccaatagattttttttttctctaaataaaTCCCAATAATATTGATGGAATACACAGGAGTCTTTccaatgtttaaaaaatttgttttaataccacaaaaaacattttaagtttttttggAATTCCAGTTGAAACATCttcaaaaatgtttttaaaagcaAGTTTCACACAAAGATTTCCAAGTGGAGAGGTGGGAAACTAACTTTCccgagtaaaaaaaaaaaaatcttttatagaaaacataatatatttacttttatccAATCAATTAACATGatagggaaaaaaaaaaatgattttgataaACATTTTTAGAAACATGGTTCATCaaccaaacaaaatataacCGTTAATAGAAATCATAATATCTAATATTTCTAATTCTTAGGTATACAAAATTTTCCTTCCACCAAACATTCTTTGTGgaagaaaaagtaataatagTGTAGTAAAAGAAAGTGAATGATAGTAAATTCTAAAACAAGACTCAACAAACGAAGGAACCAACGAACAGAGTTTACTACATATAcagttattatatttaaaattcaaagtTGTCGcgtttaagtttatttaaatgttgatattttttcatttacgTCAATTCATAATAcctatatttttctattattactattatttcatGATAgagatataattatataatatttggtTCAATGTTCTTGCGTGTGTTAGATGAGAGTTTTAGGTTTGTGAGTCGTTCGCTTGATTTTGAATCGCGATCGTTGAACTTGATCCCACGGCTGTAACTTCTGAAGTAGAGCGAAAGAGCGAAACTGTCCCCGTAGAGGATCGGAACCCCTACCTTTGCAAATTTGTAGCTTTTATGTCTGTTCTCACATGGTTTTAAACTCCATCAAATCAAAACATTTTTGTTGAttctaaaaaaacacatacTCTTTCTCTAACATCTTTTATATCTAATCTACCATGTTGGATTTTGGAAAGGAGGTGACTTTAGAGAATTTGAGTGTTCCATGTCTCATTTGGATTCAACTTTTGGTCttgcttcttcttcttgctCTTCTCTTTAGCTTCTCCATTATTGCTTTAGATCCCACTGCCTCCACCACTGAACAACAACATCAACCCTCCAACTACCACTCCACTGCTGTCACCAACCGTTTTCAGACCACTCGGGTACACCCATTtccttttctctgttttttcttttacccTTTTGGATTCTAATGTTTCCCAACAAATAAAGATGTCATCTTGCTCCTTTAACCTCTTCTTCTTCTATGTTTTGACCTTTCTGACCAAGCTCAGGGTGAAACCCTGAGAGATCTTCTCAAAGAAACAAATCTCAGATTCCGGCTTTGTCTGGTTTTTGTTTTCGTAGGTTCTTTAATGTCATGCTGGATTGTTGAAGTTCAAATTATGTTTCTGTTATTGGTGTTTTCTTCTGATAAATCTAGATTGTTGATCTTTTGGACTCCTCCCATTGTTGTTTCAATTGGATTTTAACTACCTTTAGTCTTTACACTGTTCTGTGAATTTGGAAATGGAGGATTCTGATGTGGATCAATGTGGATCAGTGACATGTTTGCAGCAAGTATGATTCTAGGTTTTATGAATAAGAAAGTTCTAGGTTGGTACGTAGCAACTGTTTCTAATTTGGAGAAGAAAGCAAGAAACTAATTTGACTAcaatgtttttatgttttgaattatGATAATCAAAATCCCACAGAGAATTTTCAGCCCACCCTTCGGTCCCCCCCTTATTTTTATGCCGAATTTGTTATCTTTCTGCTAAATGCGATGTTTTTAGACAAATTTCAGATGTAATTTTGTGAGTGTTTTTAATGTTGTTCTCTTGTTAAACATGGAACTTTACCTTAACAGTCCACTCCCTGAAAGTTTTTATGAAATAATCAAgattaaattctaattttgtcTGAAAACCAGTGTTTGTCAACCACTGTACCAAGTTTTTCTTGTCTGATTAACCTTTTCATCTCaaacaataaatattcaaaacatatataaattcaaaataggCAATATTTTGGCCAGCAGAAAGATTGTGATGGCTTGAAAACAAGGTTCTCTTGCCACCAACCAAAGTATATCCCTACACCAATTCAAAATTGGCTCTTCCATGTTCTATTCATTCATTTCATTCCACCGACAATATTTACTTAGTTCTGTTGTGTACATTTAATTTTCAGTTGGTGTTGAAAAGCtttaatattacttaaaaaactGTACAGTCAAACCTGGTTGGTTTCTGGAAGAACCTGTTAGCAATttctaagtgtgagtctaagttttaTATTAGTTACAAATGAGAAAATTCATAAACTTattgtcttaaagtttttgttaaGAGTGATATCAATGTTTTATGTGGGTAGACTCAGGTCTCATTAATGTTTGTTTTCTCTCCCTCTCTGTAAACCTAACACAAGTGTAATTTCTTCTTTGCAATTAGTTCCTGCATAAtgtcttctttatttttcctttttgctGAGAAGTAGTATTTGTTATTTTAGGAGTGTTGAATGAATATCCTAAgtaattgaattgaattgaattgacaTGAGATGGTAATGCTTTTGGCAGGAAAATGAAAGTATTAAAGGTGAGATAGTAAGCAATGGAAGCAGAGGAATTGTGAGAGAAGAGACTGCAGAGGGAGAAGCTTCAACTTCATCACTATATTTTCTCCACCCTTGTTATTATTTCAACTTGGCCAAAAAAGCATTCCTCAAATGTCTTGGCCAGGATT contains:
- the LOC114177964 gene encoding uncharacterized protein LOC114177964; this translates as MLDFGKEVTLENLSVPCLIWIQLLVLLLLLALLFSFSIIALDPTASTTEQQHQPSNYHSTAVTNRFQTTRENESIKGEIVSNGSRGIVREETAEGEASTSSLYFLHPCYYFNLAKKAFLKCLGQDSTSDHPSTLKPNKTKQT